The genomic stretch AAAAATACTTAGAGCTCATGGCTAAAGGGGATGAACATGCCAGAAACATGCTGATTGAGCATAATCTTCGCTTGGTCGCCCATATTGTGAAAAAGTTCGAAAATACAGGTGAGGATGCAGAGGACTTAATCTCCATCGGAACGATCGGGCTTATTAAAGGAATTGAAAGCTATTCCGCTGGAAAAGGGACAAAGCTGGCGACGTATGCAGCGAGGTGTATTGAAAATGAGATTGTAATTACAAAAGGGGGGTGCATACACCCCTCTTTAATACGTTTCAATATATATGGTGTCAGAATCCACAATGGTAACTTCTTTCACGATAAAGTTAACAATTGTTTTTTTATCTTCAAGAGTTAAGTTATCTGCACCGATTGATTGAAAATAGTCGATGGCTCTTTTTAGAGCATTTTCACTTGAGCTCGTATCATCTAGGACTTTCATTTTTGACTGGATTTCGTTACACTTTTCAGTAAGCTGATTTTGCTTTTTTTGCAGTTCAATAATTTGTGCTTTGATTTCATCTATGTCTAAATCATCGTCATCGCTTAGGCTGATTAGCGTTAAAAGACGCTTGCGGCCTTTTTTTGTTTTCTCTATCTCTTTTTCAATAAGTTCTAATTCATCAGACAGGTGATTTGATTGTTCAGCCTCTTTAAAAGAAACATACTTTTGAGGATTTGTGATGAATTTAAAAATTTCACCCCATACATGCCGGTTCAATTTATTCTCAGACATTTCTTTTCCGCAGCCGCGGTCCTTTGCGCCAGAATAATTTTTCCGGCAAGTATATACATAGTAGTCTTTACCATGTGATTTTCTTTTCTTCCCTGTCATGGTATTTCCGCATTTTCCGCATCTAACCAAACCCGATAACAAGTAATTGTGAGGGCTGATACTCAAGTGTTTTCTTTTACTTTGACCTAAGAGTTCTTGAGCATAATCCCATTGTTCAGCTGGAACAATTGCTGGAATTGTCACAGTGATTTGTTCTTCTTCAGGCCTTATTTTAATTATAGATTTGTTCCCTGCCTGCTTTGAAACATAGGAACCCTCTGTATCATATTTATACTGTCTATGTTCACCCTTATAGGAAGAGTTCATTAATATTTGCCGAACAACCTGCCTGTGCCATACTTTGGCGCCTTTTTTTGTTTTAACCCCCATCTGAGTTAAATGTAGAGCAATACCATTTACTCTGCCGAAAAAAGGGCTTTTATGATCGGTGAAATAGTTAAAAATCATCCGAATGATTTTTGCTTCCTCTTCTAATATCTCAAGAGTTCTTTTCTCTTTAACAAATTTATAGCCATATAGTTTAGAATCTTTAATGATCATGCCTTTTTTCATTTTTTGAAGTCGGCCGCTTGATGTCCGTTCTTTGATTTTGGCTTTTTCAAATTCTGAGATTGCCCCGCGCATTGCGAAAAACAATTGACCTTCTGGAGAATTGGCGTATTCACCATTTACAAAAATCAAAGGTATGTTTCGCTTTCGCAATTCGTCATCAATGATTAGCTGATTCATTAATTTCCGAGAAAGACGGTCAGGATCGTAACAAATGACTTGACTTATAAGTCCCTTGCTTGCATCCTCCCTCAAGCGATTCAAAGCCGGACGTTCTAAAAGCTCTCCTGAAAATCCTTCATCTGCATACTTCAGCACATCTTTAGTCCCTGCTTTCTTTATACAGGCCTCGATTTGGCTGTCGATGCTCGATCCCTTGATCGCTTGTTCCTCGGTCGATACCCTTACATATATTGCTATCACCCTGAATCTCCTTCCTATAAAGTTTTATTAAATAATGATAGCAATCGTTAATGCATTTGTCAGCTTGCGGTCCCTCGATGATTATCACTTTCATAAAATGCATCACCCCTTGGGTAATGCTATGTAACAGCTGTTTGTCCAAATGAGGAGATTTTAAATTAAACTATAGTGTTATTAAACGTTTCAATGAATATGCAAAAAATTTAAAAAAAGTTGTTGTGACTTTTCTACACTCCTTTAGGTCCTCAATAGAAAAGATTTTATTTTCTATGCCTCAACATTCGCTTATTATAGTTTTCAATGATTTATTATTATTTGAGAGTACAATGGAGTAGTGTTTTTCATTGTTAGATAGTTAATGACATTTCACTGGTGTCAAGTTCGTATAGCTAGACATTAATAAAAAAAGGACACATATAAATATGCATCCTTTAACAAAAGAGTTTATTTATTTCCCTGTTTCAGCAAATTCCTTCAACCTATTCCCTATTTCATCACGAACTCTTTGGAAAAACGCCCATTTTTCTTCTTCTGTCCCTTGTGCTCTTGCCGGATCATCAAAACCCCAATGCTCACGTTTTACATGTGGAGGCGTCATCGGGCATTTATCAGCAGCATCTCCACAAAGCGTAACAACTAAATCAGCATTGTTCAGAATATCAGAATCGATTATATCTGACGTTTGATTAGAGATATCTATACCAACTTCCTTCATCGCTTTAACAGCATTCGGATTTAATCCATGTGCTTCTATCCCCGCGCTATACACTTTCCACTCATCACCTAAATATTGTTTAGCCCATCCTTCAGCCATTTGGCTCCGGCAAGAGTTCCCTGTACATAAAAAGTAAATGATTTTATTCTCCATATATTCCACCTCTACATCGAGTGACTTCCAAAGTATTTTCGTTGAAACCATAAAGCAACCTTAACAAGTGCTATCATGACTGGCACTTCTACAAGCGGACCAATTACGGCGGCAAATGCTGCACCCGAATGAATTCCAAATACACCAACAGCTACAGCAATCGCTAATTCAAAGTTATTGCTTCCTGCTGTAAAAGCTAAAGTAGTAGTTACAGCATAGTTTGCCCCGATTTTCTTCCCTAAAAAGAAGGAAACAAAGAACATTAAAACAAAGTAAATCAATAATGGAATCGCAACTCGGACAACATCTAACGGCAAGCTAACAATTACATCACCTTTTAAGGAAAACATGACGATAATTGTAAATAGCAAAGCAATTAACGTAATTGGACTAATCTTAGGAATGAACACTTTTTCATACCATTCTTTGCCCTTCACTTTTACAAAAATATAACGTGTCACCATTCCTGCAATAAAAGGAACTCCAAGGTAAATGAATACTGATTTTGCGACTTCTGCCATCGTAATATTCACTACTGCTCCTTCCATCCCTAACCATTGCGGAATAACTGTTACAAAAATGTAAGCATAAACTGAGAAAAAAAGCATTTGGAAAATTGAGTTGAAAGCAACTAATCCTGCCGCGTATTCCGTATCACCTTTTGATAAGTCATTCCAAACAATAACCATCGCAATACAGCGAGCTAATCCAATCATAATAAGCCCAATCATATACTCCGGTTTATCTGGCAAAAAGATGATAGCCAAAATAAACATGAGAGTCGGTCCGATGATCCAGTTTTGCACTAAAGATAAAATTAACACTTTAATATCTTTAAATACCCGTCCAATTTCTTCATATCGAACCTTTGCTAGTGGTGGATACATCATTAATACTAATCCAATAGCTAAAGGGATAGATGTAGTTCCTACTTGTAATTTGTTTAATCCACCAACAAAACTCGGAAATATAAAACCTAATCCTATCCCCAATGCCATCGCAAGAAAAATCCAGATGGTTAAATAACGGTCTAAAAAAGATAAACGTTTCATTACTTTATCCTCACCTTTTTTACTAACAGCAAGAGTTCGTTGTAATATCACTTGGCGGTGTTACACAACAAGAGGAGGAATCTTGTTTTTGAACCTCGCTGTTCGATTTGGTATAGAAAAATTCCCACTCGTTCCCATCTGGATCAGTAATCCAAAATTTATCTTGGACTGCATAACAACAAGTCGTATCCATTTCTTCACGTGCAAAAAACCCTTCTTTTTCAAGCCTTTTCTTGTGTTTCAAAACTTCTTCCAAACTATCTACTTGGAATCCAAAATGATTCACTTGATTTCCCTTCACCTCATCTGCGACATTTAAAGTGAAATTCAGTCCAGGAGTCTCTAATAGAAACTTTGCATAGTCTGTTTTTACTTTTACAGCCTTTACTCCAAAAACTTTTTCATAAAAATTGATCGATTTCTCTAAACTGACAACGTTAACCCCTACATGAACATATTTCATTTTAATTCCCCCTCTTATATATTAATCAAAAAAATTTGATATAATACCTAAAAAATTTTTTTAGCAGCAATCTCCTTCACCTTTTTTTCTAAATATACAACAAAGCTCTTCTGATAATAAACCATTTACTTCCTCATCATTTAGATCATAATAACTCCATGTTCCCTTTGTCTCTTTCGTTATTAAGTTGGCATCCAATAAAATTTTTAGATGATAAGAAAGTTTAGATTGCGTCACCTCAAAAATCTCAGTCAGATCACAAACACAGGTTTTTCCCCTTTGACAAAGTTCATACATGATCTCTAATCGTTTCTGATCAGCAAGAGCCTTAAATTTTTGTTCATATTTCCGTAGCAGTTCTGATTTCGTCTCATCCATTCATATCGCCTTCTTTAATCAATTTTTTTTGATGTATTTATTATACTCATGATTTTTAAATTAATGCAAGCAAATAAATCAATTTATTTTGATTAATTGTAAAACCCGCTAAAAGCTTGTGTAACCAGATAGAGGTTTTCCATTTTTATTATTTCCTCCATCGCTACTTTGCTACTACAGCAACGGAGATCATAAACGCTAATTTCTAATTTCAAGAAAAAAACATTAAATAATTTTTGTGAATATGTAGAATCGATAATAATTCGAGATAATACGTATTTAGTCAGAGCACACAGATTTATCATCAATTAAAACCTTATGTGAAGATATAAGCCATTCAATCCATCCTTCCACATAAGGTTTTAAACAATTTAATCAGACCTTTTCTTTTTGAATAAGTTCTTCATTTTCATAAAAGGGCATTGTGACACTTGATTTTCATCATCTCGCAAGAAGTACTGTTTCCACTCCAGATTGTCTTTTTTTCCATACCATCCTAAATGCGGATGGATAGGTACTTCATCATATGCCTCAAGCCTTTTTCGAATTTGCTTACTCATATTTCGTCCAAATGCAGTAGTATCATTTAGATCCTCAAAAACCCATCTAGGCTGAAACGTCAACATAAAATAAGGAAAACTTCTGCTTTTTCTTTTGCTGTGAGCCGGTGTAGCACACAGAACAAAATATGGTTCTCCATTAAAACAGTATTCCCATTGAAAGTTATCTGGATTTTCTGGTATATCATCTGGCCAATCAGCTGGATCTTCCATACTCAATGAATTGAGCAACTGCCAAAACAACGATTCGTAATCCTCAATTTTGTAATCAGTCAGTAATTCTTCTGGTGTATGAAATATTACAGTTAATGATGCATACTTTCCTGTCTCTCGTGAAATAGTTCCATACCGAGTAAGCAATGGCGCTAATTCCTTCGCAGTCTCGGGATTCCTAGGATCACCGACAAAAGCAATTCGCAGCTGGTCGCTTAAAAATGCTTGCCTTCCCGGTATACAAGGAAATTTATTTTCTTTATCACCTATTTTTTCATTCAAATAGTTAAACGAATCTAATTGCCAACCAGGTAGCGTTTCTTTAATTTTTTCAAGATCACTTTTAGCATATAACTCAGTCAATAAATCCACCTCCGAAGGCATTTATCATAATGTATTGCGGGAGCACGAAGGAGGTGAATGTCTAATTACTTTTTCATATATCCAAATGAATATTAATTAATTAATTGGTTAAGTTTTAGTGGGTAGGTAAGTAATTTTCTTATCAAGAAAAATCCAGAATCAGTTCTGCGTTTAGCTGTACATGCACACTCAGCCCTCAAAACGACTAACGCTGGACTTTCTGGATGTTTTCAATTTTAAACTATCACAAGAATGACCGAAATTCCCTGTTTTTTGATGCCAAGTCATGGTACTCCCAGGAGGGAATTTCATAACTCTCTAAAGCAAAAAGTTATTGCGGTCTCACCGAAAATTTAAATTGCGGTGCCCTATTTCCTTTTTCTGCGAACGAAAACTTGTTAATATTTACAGTACTAGTAGAGTTAAGGGAAGGGTGAATATCTTGATATCAATCACATCAGCTGAAGTGGGAATGAAGATTAATGAATGGCATAGGCATATTCAAAAATTCAACGTAACTGATGCTGAAATGTTAAAAGCTGAAATAGAACGTGATATAGAGGTTATGGAAGAAGATCAAGACTTGCTTATTTATTATCAACTAATGGCCTTTCGCCATAAAATTATGTTGGAATACACGCTGCCATCTGATGAAAACCGAATGGAACTTTCAGAATATTTAAATAAAATTGAGGGCCATAAGAAAAAATTAGACAATATGCGGGCATATTATTATAACTTCTTCCGCGGGATGTATGAGTTTAGAAACGGTGAATACACAAGAGCCATTACATATTACAAAAAAGCTGAACGCAAAATTCCTACAATCTCCGACAAGATTGAAAAAGCTGAGTTTTATTTTAAACTGTCTGAAGTCTATTATCATATGAAAATGACACACATTTCGATGCATTACGCTGAGCTTTCATACAACATTTATAAGAAACACGAGCTTTACTCTGTTCGTCGTATTCAGTGCCATTTTGTCATTGCCGGTAACTACGATGACCTTGAAAATCATGAAAAAGCTCTCCCCCACCTTCAAGAAGCTTTAAAAGGTGCCGAGCTGCTTAAAAGTAAAAATACTCATATCTATGCCACTGCGTTTTTCAATCTCGGCAATTGCTATCACAAAATGGACAACTTAAATAAGGCTGCTCGTTACATCGAACAAGCCTTGGTTCAATACAGAAAAATTAACTCTGACGTACTTCCGCAAGCTTATCATGACCTAGCGTTGATTTATTTTAAACAAGGCAAAAAAGAACAAGCAATGGATTGCTTCCGCAAAGGAATCAGAAGTGCTGTAGATTTTAAAGACGAACTATTTATGAACTTATTTGAAGCATTAGACGTTCTTTATATAAGAAATGGCGATACACCTAAACTTCTCAACATTTTTTCTCGTTTAGAGAACGGCAAAGGATACCCTTATCTGGAAGAGCTGGCATTGTTAGGAGGCAACCTTTTCGATTATAATGGAAAAATAGAGGATAGTATCATCTGTTTCAAGAAGATGGTATATGCTCAAAAGCAAATATCGAAAGGGGAATGCATGTATGAAATCTAAATTGTTTATCAGTTTATCCGCCGTTTTAATTGGACTTGCCTTTTTCGGATCTATGTATAATGGCGAAATGAAGGAAGCATCCCGGAATGTAACTCTCGCACCTACTCATGAATTCCTTGTTTAATTCGATAAACAACATTAGTTCTGATTCCCTTTAGCCGTTTCATAACGGCTTTTTCTTATTTCTAATACTGAAAAAATCTATCATACTTAAAGCTTTTGAGGTGAACATTTTGGACTTATTTGATGAATGCTTAGAAGCTCTAGGGAAAAACAAAGAAATCTTATCAGAAGAATTAACGGCAAAATATTATGAACTGCTTTCAAACAGTTTTCCCTTACATCTTGGGGACGAATCAAGTGGGAAGAAGTTTGTTGTCATCAATCTATAGATTACGAGGAAGAGATTTACGATTGGCTAGCTAAACACCATTTTAAAGATAGGAACATTATTATTCTTTGGGGTTACGGAGAACAGCCAGCATTAAAAACCAGTCTTGAGCATGCATTAAACGTAATTGATGATGTAACTGCCGTTGGATCGGATACTTTTATGTTTAGTGAATCTGGCTACGTTATCGAATTTTTTCATGATGGCGATGTTACAATTGGAAAGTCCCCTTTCATTGAAAGGATTAACAAATAGGTAAAATGACACAGATCGAATGATTCATTTCCACCATTTGATCCACATAACAGTTAGTTTCATCATTCTTCCATGGTAATATTTTGTTATGACGATTAAATGAAAGGATATGATCATGAAAGTATTTGAAGCCAAAACCTTGCTCACCGAGGCTGAAAAGCGAGCACAGGAATACAAAGATTTAAAAAGTAAAATGGTCAAATTAAAGAAAGCGTTCAAAGCTGTTGCAGATTTAGATGATAGCGAGTTTTCAGGCAAAGGCGCTAATAACATTAAATCATTTTATGAAGATCAAGCTGGCATTGCTGACCAATGGATTGATTTAATTGAGATGAAAATTTCTTTCTTAACGAGTATTCCTGGTTTTTTAGAAGATGCCAACTTATCAGATGCCTACATAGAAGAAACCTTTTTAGCGCATGAGCTTGCTAACGCCTACACCAAATCAAAATCCATTATGTCTGAACAGAAAAAAGCCATGAAAGATATATTAAATGATATCAACGATATACTGCCTTTGGATCTGTTCTCGACAGAAACTTTTAAAAATGAACTTTCGTCTGCCGAAAAGAAACGAAAAGAAGCCATTGAGAAAATGGATGAAGTTGACCAAAACTTAACATCAGAATACGGACTATCAGAAGCAAATGAACAAATGATTCAAGCTGATTATCAAGCTTTAATGAATGCGACAGCAAAAGGCAAAAGCGCCTCTCCTATTCACTATAATGCGAAGGCTTATAGAGACAGTGAGATTCACAAGATGACTGAGGATGTAAAGAAACAATCAACAGACTACATCTCTTTTAAGGACCAACAGGCGGAACAAAGAAGAATTGCAAAAGAACAAGAAGAACTGGCGAACAGACCATGGTATGAAAAGTCTTGGGATGCTGTTTGTAATTTTACAGGAGAGGTCTCTGGATATTATGATTATAAAAGAGCCGCTGATGGGGTTGATCCTGTTACCGGCGAAAAGCTAACTGCTGGACAACGGGTCGCTGCCGGTGCAATGGCTGCGGCAGGATACATCCCTATCGTAGGATGGGCAGGTAAATTAGCTAAAGGTGGAAAAGCTGTTTATTCAACAAGTAAAGCATTGTATAGAGCAGACAAAGCTCTCGATGTATATAAAACACCTAAGACATTCCATGCCCTTCAAAACTCCAGCAAAGGACTTTATGGACTTGCTTCTGCAAATGGTTTTAGTGAAGCTATAACAGGACGCGATATGTTCGGGAATAAAGTCTCCAAAGAGAGGCAAGAACAGAGCCTTAGTGGTGCAATGGCAATGTTGGTTCCTTTCGGAGCTCGCGGAATTAACAAAAAGCTTAATGCAAAATCAAGTTCTCGAGTTAGCGAAGCATCGACTAACACCAGCAAAAAACCTAAAGTTCCTAAAACGTACAAAAGACCAACTTATTTCCGTAAAGGCGTTAGAGATAAGGTTTGGGAAAATGCTAAGGATTCAACCGGATCTGTTAAAGACCCGTTAACAAAACAAGTAATGAAAAAAGATGAACCATGGGATATGGGTCATAAACCAGGTTATGAATTTAGAAAACATCAACAAAGTGCGATGGAAAGAAATATTAGTCGAAAGCAATTTTTAGATGAACATAATAATCCAGACCACTATCAACCCGAATTACCTTCCTCCAATAGGAGTCATAAAGGGGAAGATATGACGGATGATTACTTTGGAGATTAAGGAGAGATTGTCTAATGGGCGTAACACAAGAAAATAAAGTAATTGCTAGAACAGTTTTAGGAGCTTTTGGGGGGAAACCGAAGGTTACGAAATATTGGGATGATAACAAGAATAGCAGCATAGATATTTTATCGGTTAGTGACCAGCCTCAGGAAGGTATCACGTCATATTCAACTCTAGGTTTGTCGGATCATTCTATTAATTATGAGGTGAATGGCACTCCGTTGCGGATAGAAATCGTAGCTGCAATGGAGTCAGCTTCAGACATATATGCTAATGTTTTATCAACTTGTGCCTTTAATATAATCAACTCAAATTTCACTTGTGCACCAGGTGTTATTTTTAAAAATGTGATTAGTATGTATGATCAGGAAACCGACATGAAACATATTATGTTCGTTCCCCCATTTTTATGGGAGGAAGATTTAGAACTACTTGAATTTAGTAACAAAAATGTTACTTGGCTAATGGCTTTACCTATATCCGAAGGAGAATTGCAAGTAGCTGAAAAACACGGCTCAGATTATTTACAAGATCTTCTGGAATCAAAACAGATTGATATTTTTGATATAAAGAGAGAATCTGTTGTTTAATGACTTTAATAAAGAAGAGTCACTTTATAAGCCCCTCTCAATGAGAAGGGCTTATTTTATTTAATTTGAAATCAGCTGCAAATAATAGAAGAAAATGACTGAGGTAAGGAGAATTCTATGATTAATGAAGAAAAACACACAAACCCTCAAGCTAATAACAATATATTTGGAAGGATAGATACCTGGTATTCTGTTCATAGGAGTTCGAACTTGAGGGAAAATAAAGAAAGACCAGCTTATTATGTGGCTGGTCCTTATCTTTAATTAAAGAAATGGTTATGTAAAGCTTTAGAAAATCCAAAACCTTCTTCTGGTCCCTTTAACCAGAGAGAAATAAACTTTTCGAAATCCACTTCTTTTTCAATATCTTTCAAAATTCTTTTAAATTCTTCAGTAAAGTTATGAAGAGAGACCTCTTCGCCATTTTTAATCTTATCAGTGTACTGGCTCGTTAACTCTCTTAATTCTTGATACTGTTTTTCACTTAAATCATAGGCCAAAACTTGATCAAATAAGCCAAACCGATCATAATCAGCTGCTA from Bacillus subtilis subsp. subtilis str. 168 encodes the following:
- a CDS encoding hypothetical protein (Evidence 5: Unknown function) → MINEEKHTNPQANNNIFGRIDTWYSVHRSSNLRENKERPAYYVAGPYL
- the yqxJ gene encoding hypothetical protein; skin element (Evidence 5: Unknown function); the protein is MVTVEERLDNLEKKVEKQAFQLRLVQQLAADYDRFGLFDQVLAYDLSEKQYQELRELTSQYTDKIKNGEEVSLHNFTEEFKRILKDIEKEVDFEKFISLWLKGPEEGFGFSKALHNHFFN